In the Veillonellales bacterium genome, TCCTTACTTACATTGTTTAGTTTTCAAGGAACACTCGGCTGTTCTCAGCCTGCTGCCGTTTGCGACGACGCGCATGGATGCGCTAGTGTCGAGGGTGTGCCATGGACGGCACGCTTACCCGAGACAGCTTTTATATGTTACCACGGCTTAGCCGCTATGTCAATATCTTTTTTACTTAGCTATTCTTAGCAATAGCTGGTAATATACTCTTCCGTTAATTCATCCAACGCACGACGAATTTCTTTAATGCTGGCTTCATTTAAGTTGAACTGATTTAAATCTCTACTATGCACTAAAGAAGAAAGCTTATCAATGCGAGCTAACAATTCCATTTTTTTCACTTCTATTCACCTCAATTCATTTTGACAGACAAGAGATATAATAGCAGTGAAATTTATATTTGTAAATACTTAAATAAAATTGCAGAAAAGTAAGTTTTCTTATATTGGAATCGAATTTTTCTGAAACCATGTTACAAGGTTATCGACTTGATACCGCCCGTTCGCCGCACCCTCTGCCAAATCAACCATACTATCTTGCGCCGCAACGACATGGTACCCATTCGCCCGTAAAAGAAATAACGCGCATATAAGAGCCGTTCGTTTATTTCCTTCTATAAAAGGACGATTATTAATCATAGAATATAATAGTACAGCTGCTTTCGTAAAAATATCGGCATACAGTTCTTCACCTTCGAATGTTACCAGTGGCTTTGCTAGAATACTTTCCAAAATATTTTCTGCCGCAATGCCAGGCTGGCCGCCAGTACGCTGAATAATTTCAGTGTAAATATAAATGACTTCCTCAAGACTCAGATAGCGCATTTATTTTACCAGCCTCCTAATCGCATACTCATAGTCAACCAATAGTTTATCAACGATTCGGACAAAATCCACTGAAACGTTGTTGTTTTTTACCACAATTGGTTTTAAGATCATCTCCCGCTGCTCTCGATTAATTTCGATGGATACATGAGATCCTTCTCTTAATCCAAGGGCTTTTAACATACTGGCCGGTAATGAAATAACACTACTATTCCCTGCCTTAAATATTTTTCGCACATCCATGGCTTTCTCTCCCTTATTTTAATTGTATTCATTATATACCATTTTTATAAAAACTTACGCACAGCACTGCCGTTTAGGTAGTGGCAGCGTTTTCCCTGAAAGGTATTACGTTTCTCTAACGTTTGTTCTATCTCATCCCGGATCTTCCACCAGCCGGTCTGCCAATTGGTAAACAGTGTATTTTCTTGCGGCGCCCGGCCAATCAAACGCTGTATCACAACATCCGGCTGCAAGTATTCCAAAAATGTAACAACCCTTTCGACATACTCTTCCTTACTAATCAGCTTGATTTTCCCACTCTGATACCATTCAGCCATCAAAGTCCCCTTTACTATATATAAAGCATGCAGTTTCACCTGATCAATGCCAATTGCCGATACTATTTTAGCATTCTCAATCACATCGGTCATATCGTC is a window encoding:
- a CDS encoding AbrB/MazE/SpoVT family DNA-binding domain-containing protein, with the translated sequence MDVRKIFKAGNSSVISLPASMLKALGLREGSHVSIEINREQREMILKPIVVKNNNVSVDFVRIVDKLLVDYEYAIRRLVK
- a CDS encoding type II toxin-antitoxin system death-on-curing family toxin; its protein translation is MRYLSLEEVIYIYTEIIQRTGGQPGIAAENILESILAKPLVTFEGEELYADIFTKAAVLLYSMINNRPFIEGNKRTALICALFLLRANGYHVVAAQDSMVDLAEGAANGRYQVDNLVTWFQKNSIPI